One genomic region from Cryptococcus neoformans var. grubii H99 chromosome 10, complete sequence encodes:
- a CDS encoding iron regulator 1, giving the protein MPETNTSAPQDNEHESSIGSRFENRFGPGWRVGFDNSNERGGVDEDAAEDSPPPRRESPGTSDKEIEAAEIETPNVERDELESDYGEPVQQQGHVDSEEELDQKELIRRAAARRRHQNKKEEQGSDGQPSAKKRKPLAPANASSLPSPPPSTTAPASAHPPAGTCPGDGRCNGAGGKAGCEGCPTYNNSIAAGLVSASGSHAASHPPNVSEGIERPVRSIYDREHRPYGFDRFMENSMGNGLAPRALPRQSPDQRQAHPSPVTTQPLMHPTSEKGTPTRFSPDSDAETAAAPSGNGSGLAATPVGMSCRNCGTSTTPLWRRDEEGRPQCNACGLYHKLHGVPRPVAMKKTVIKRRKRVPAVGSTSTGGRGTNAELPSPASAPASVPTVTAPPPHVAPPLDDKAHRASPPFGHRAPQPHSEHRINRPLGPEAYGLAGRYGKPSTPAGMNLPGSTSTSSLNIPERKKPWWQEGREGRDREKEEKDREAREREGLAAEALLTMAPAANGGPSPEKRVEKSSGAGPVPASQSRRASIDVDMADNEPRGTKRKNEEEPRDVRDPRAPMSLGLHGMDRDRNRSKDRTFSHSPLISTDPRSGQPSNPHLPGSRLGQPPTSSASPYPATTQQGAPNRYSIYGPTTRDPLAGSSPYSFNASRYSNLHMRRDHSPSVGGAASKPNVLSPPRRASPAPTPDPRERFYPSPSAASAGSAPGSANAAMAGYGHYSMSRRELQEHREQLKEGKRWLEAMMAKTDKMLHMVENKMALTVEMSSGPSVVGPGDRPSLSSNASPVPPPAAIHKMSDDWEFEERERQRQKEIQRLEQEREMDRAEREKRERERERPGSYEDVRGRPRDKSEAERNRDILLASRRVSAVSPNPATRAATASRESASSSNGSAPQQGEKSHGGTNGVSGGKREGSQWDGEPVMSGVPLPRREQQNGIGSRLGRGLWSFDVRS; this is encoded by the exons ATGCCCGAAACGAATACCTCCGCGCCTCAGGACAACGAGCATGAGTCTTCAATTGGCAGTCGATTCGAAAACCGATTTGGCCCCGGGTGGAGAGTAGGGTTCGACAATTCTAATGAGCGAGGAGGCGTCGACGAAGATGCTGCCGAAGACTCACCCCCTCCTCGTCGAGAATCACCTGGTACATCGGATAAGGAGATTGAAGCGGCGGAAATAGAAACACCGAATgtggagagagatgagttGGAGTCTGATTATGGGGAGCCAGTTCAGCAGCAAGGACATGTTGattctgaagaagagctggaCCAAAAGGAATTGATCAGAAGGGCGGCTgccagaagaagacatcagaacaagaaagaagagcagggTAGTGATGGTCAGCCATccgcgaagaagagaaaac CCCTCGCCCCTGCCAACGCCTCTTCATTgccctctccgcctccttcCACTACTGCCCCAGCGTCAGCTCATCCTCCTGCTGGGACTTGTCCTGGTGACGGGAGATGCAATGGTGCCGGTGGCAAAGCAGGCTGCGAAGGTTGCCCAACCTACAATAACTCGATCGCTGCTGGGTTAGTCTCCGCCAGTGGTTCTCACGCAGCTTCACATCCTCCCAATGTGTCTGAAGGTATTGAGCGTCCCGTTCGAAGCATTTATGATCGCGAGCATCGTCCTTACGGCTTCGACCGTTTCATGGAGAACAGCATGGGTAACGGTTTGGCTCCAAGGGCTTTACCTCGTCAGAGTCCTGATCAACGACAGGctcacccttctcctgTGACGACTCAGCCGTTGATGCATCCGACTTCCGAGAAAGGAACTCCAACAAGGTTTTCCCCGGATAGCGACGCCGAAACTGCTGCCGCTCCTAGTGGTAATGGATCGGGACTTGCTGCCACTCCCGTTGGAATGAGCTGCAGGAATTGTGGGACAAGTACTACTCCTTTGTGGCGAAgggacgaagaaggtcgaCCTCAATGCAACGCATGTG GTCTTTATCACAAGCTTCATGGTGTTCCTCGACCGGTGGCTATGAAAAAGACTGTTATTAAACGACGCAAGCGTGTTCCTGCTGTTGGCAGTACTTCTACTGGCGGTCGTGGCACAAATGCCGAGCTCCCTTCGCCCGCCAGTGCGCCCGCTTCCGTTCCGACGGTCACCGCTCCGCCTCCTCACGTGGCACCGCCTCTTGATGACAAAGCTCACCGtgcttctcctccttttggTCACCGtgctcctcaacctcacTCGGAACACCGAATCAACCGCCCTCTGGGTCCAGAGGCGTACGGCCTGGCCGGTAGGTACGGTAAGCCTTCTACCCCTGCTGGTATGAATTTGCCTGgctccacctccacctcttctttgaaTATTCccgaaaggaagaagccttGGTGGCAAGAGGGCCGAGAGGGTCGAGACcgtgagaaggaagagaaagatagAGAAGCCAGGGAGCGCGAAGGC CTTGCTGCGGAAGCACTTCTCACGATGGCGCCCGCTGCTAATGGCGGACCTTCTCCCGAAAAACGAGTTGAAAAGTCTTCTGGTGCTGGACCTGTGCCTGCCTCTCAATCGCGGCGTGCGTCTATTGATGTCGACATGGCTGATAACGAGCCCCGAGGTACTAAGagaaagaatgaagaagagccaCGTGACGTTCGCGACCCTCGTGCTCCTATGAGCCTTGGTCTTCACGGTATGGACCGTGACCGAAATAGGTCCAAAGACAGGACGTTCTCTCATTCCCCTCTTATCAGCACCGACCCTCGCTCTGGTCAGCCCTCCAACCCTCACCTCCCAGGCTCTCGTCTCGGCCAGCCTCCCACGAGCTCGGCGTCTCCTTATCCCGCCACTACCCAACAAGGCGCTCCTAACCGTTACTCTATATACGGTCCTACCACTCGCGACCCACTTGCCGGTAGCTCGCCTTACTCTTTCAACGCTTCGCGATACTCCAACCTTCACATGCGCCGTGatcattctccttctgttGGTGGCGCCGCCTCCAAGCCCAAtgtcctttctcctccacgACGTGCATCACCAGCGCCTACCCCTGATCCCCGAGAGCGATTTTATCCTTCACCGTCCGCCGCATCTGCCGGCTCTGCCCCTGGCAGTGCCAATGCTGCAATGGCTGGCTATGGCCACTACTCTATGAGCCGCAGGGAATTGCAAGAACACCGAGAGCAGCTCAAGGAAGGCAAGCGATGGCTTGAAGCCATGATGGCTAAGACGGACAAGATGCTGCACATGGTGGAGAACAAAATGGCTTTGACTGTTGAGATGAGCTCGGGCCCCTCTGTAGTTGGACCTGGCGACAGGCCGTCTTTGTCTTCCAATGCCAGCCCCGTTCCCCCACCTGCCGCAATCCACAAGATGAGCGATGATTGGGAATttgaggagagggaaagacaGAGGCAGAAGGAAATTCAGAGGCTTGAGcaggaaagggaaatggaCCGAGCTGAGAGGGAGAAACgtgagagggagagggaaaggccTGGATCTTACGAGGATGTCCGTGGGCGCCCTAGAGATAAGTCGGAGGCTGAACGTAACCGTGACATCCTTCTCGCGAGCCGTAGAGTTTCCGCGGTGTCCCCCAACCCGGCTACTCGAGCCGCTACCGCATCTCGTGAGAGTGCGTCGTCTTCCAACGGAAGCGCTCCTCAGCAAGGCGAAAAGTCTCACGGCGGCACGAATGGAGTTTCTGGAGGGAAGCGAGAAGGTAGTCAGTGGGACGGAGAGCCTGTGATGTCTGGTGTGCCTTTACCTAGAAGAGAGCAGCAGAATGGGATTGGGAGCAGATTGGGCCGAGGGTTGTGGAGTTTTGACGTTAGGAGTTGA